The following proteins are encoded in a genomic region of Phycisphaera sp.:
- a CDS encoding isocitrate/isopropylmalate family dehydrogenase, translating to MSQSSQKLKIALAEGDGIGPEIMAACLGIFEAAGVMEHVEFVPAEMGERVFEAGNSMGISEGGMRIVEETGLVYKGPMGTPVGKGGKSINVTLRKMYGAFANIRHFQTLPNVETVYSKAGVPIDVVIVRENIEDTYGGIEHRLTADVVECKRLISAPGCDQVHHEAFETARRLGITKVHCGHKANIMKMSDGLFLERFKTVAKEYPEIEIGDVIIDALCMNLVLKPQAYDMVVLPNLQGDIVSDLAAGLVGGLGFAPSANIGKNVSIFEAVHGTAPDIAGKGIANPTSLLLSGILMLRHIGLLAQANSIENALMHTLEQGVHTGDFGANSGKPAVGTREYGAAIAENLGKEPSTHVVRPTEGVSAKVEHSRPSRPEGHTLMRTFADAKSELVGCDIYLDTILEPKPLGDQLGSICEGTPFKLTMMSNRGTQVWPSGSVYTDIVDYYRCRFELRDMGQAAGMDQATLIKLLGRIAEKFGVTDFQPLKYYDGKPGYSLAQGQ from the coding sequence ATGTCGCAATCGTCGCAAAAACTGAAGATCGCCCTGGCCGAGGGTGATGGCATCGGTCCCGAGATCATGGCCGCGTGCCTGGGCATCTTCGAGGCCGCTGGCGTGATGGAGCACGTCGAGTTCGTGCCCGCCGAGATGGGCGAGCGGGTGTTCGAGGCCGGCAACTCGATGGGCATCAGCGAAGGCGGGATGCGGATCGTCGAGGAGACGGGCCTGGTGTACAAGGGGCCGATGGGCACGCCGGTGGGCAAGGGCGGCAAGAGCATCAACGTGACGCTGCGGAAGATGTACGGCGCGTTCGCCAACATCCGGCACTTCCAGACGCTGCCCAACGTCGAGACGGTGTACAGCAAGGCGGGCGTGCCGATCGATGTTGTGATCGTGCGTGAGAACATCGAGGACACCTACGGCGGTATCGAGCACCGGCTGACCGCCGACGTGGTGGAGTGCAAGCGGCTGATCAGCGCTCCGGGGTGCGATCAGGTGCACCACGAGGCGTTCGAGACGGCGCGGCGGCTTGGCATCACCAAGGTGCACTGCGGGCACAAGGCCAACATCATGAAGATGAGCGACGGCCTGTTCCTCGAACGGTTCAAGACGGTCGCCAAGGAGTACCCCGAGATCGAGATCGGCGACGTGATCATCGACGCGCTGTGCATGAACCTGGTGCTCAAGCCCCAAGCCTACGACATGGTGGTGCTGCCAAATCTGCAGGGCGATATCGTGAGCGATCTGGCCGCCGGGCTCGTGGGCGGGCTTGGTTTTGCGCCGAGCGCGAACATCGGCAAGAACGTGAGCATCTTCGAGGCGGTCCACGGCACGGCACCCGATATTGCCGGCAAGGGCATCGCCAACCCGACGAGCCTGCTGCTGAGCGGCATCCTGATGTTGCGGCATATCGGGCTGCTGGCCCAGGCCAACTCGATCGAGAACGCGCTGATGCACACGCTCGAGCAGGGCGTGCATACCGGGGACTTTGGCGCGAATTCCGGCAAGCCGGCCGTGGGCACACGTGAGTACGGTGCCGCGATCGCGGAGAATCTCGGCAAGGAACCAAGCACGCACGTCGTGCGGCCGACCGAGGGCGTGAGCGCGAAGGTCGAGCACAGCCGGCCCTCGCGGCCCGAAGGGCACACGCTCATGCGCACGTTCGCCGATGCGAAGAGCGAGCTGGTGGGATGTGATATCTACCTCGACACGATCCTCGAGCCCAAGCCGCTTGGCGATCAGCTCGGGAGCATCTGCGAGGGCACGCCCTTCAAGCTGACCATGATGAGCAACCGCGGCACGCAGGTGTGGCCCAGTGGTAGCGTGTACACGGACATCGTCGATTACTACCGCTGCCGCTTCGAGCTACGAGACATGGGTCAGGCGGCGGGCATGGACCAGGCAACGCTCATTAAGTTGCTCGGTCGTATCGCCGAGAAGTTTGGGGTGACGGACTTTCAACCGCTGAAGTATTACGACGGGAAGCCCGGGTATTCGCTGGCGCAGGGGCAGTAG
- a CDS encoding mechanosensitive ion channel family protein: protein MSMLQAQETPSDPAAPEGDGTRADGTVDAAASPGDSALGDPSATVMDTLRSIAESFLAHLPLIVAGVLVVLATLVVGQLARFIARRLLSGVRMRDSLKELIVRFVVLGVWGVGLMIAAMVTFPGLTPTKALTALGVGSIAIGLAFKDIFENFFAGVLILWRFPFENGDWISCNGITGRVVNVTVRNTVLRTVRGELVIVPNVTIYKNPVDVLTDRSHRRLEVIVGVAYGESVADSRAVIEEAVQGCETIQKRLGVQVFAQEFASSSINFEVAWWTGATPLDQRKSRDEVVEAIKSALDNAGIEIPFPYRTLTFKHALGIEQREAEASEGD from the coding sequence ATGAGCATGCTCCAAGCCCAAGAGACTCCGAGCGATCCTGCGGCCCCTGAAGGTGATGGAACGCGGGCCGACGGGACAGTTGATGCGGCGGCATCACCGGGCGATTCGGCCCTGGGAGATCCCTCCGCGACCGTGATGGACACCCTCCGGTCGATCGCCGAGAGCTTCCTGGCCCATCTGCCGCTGATAGTTGCCGGCGTGCTCGTGGTTCTGGCCACGCTCGTCGTGGGGCAGTTGGCCCGCTTCATCGCCCGGCGATTACTTTCGGGCGTTCGGATGCGTGACTCATTGAAGGAACTCATCGTCCGGTTCGTCGTCCTCGGCGTCTGGGGTGTTGGCCTGATGATCGCGGCGATGGTCACGTTTCCCGGGCTCACACCTACCAAGGCGCTGACCGCTCTGGGCGTGGGCTCGATCGCCATAGGCCTGGCGTTCAAGGACATCTTCGAGAACTTCTTTGCCGGCGTACTGATTTTGTGGCGCTTCCCCTTCGAGAACGGCGACTGGATCTCGTGCAACGGCATTACCGGCCGCGTCGTGAACGTCACCGTCCGCAACACCGTGCTGCGAACGGTGCGGGGCGAGCTTGTGATTGTGCCGAACGTGACGATCTATAAGAATCCGGTCGACGTGCTGACCGACCGGTCGCACCGCCGCCTGGAGGTGATCGTGGGCGTGGCGTATGGCGAGAGCGTCGCCGACTCGCGTGCGGTGATCGAAGAAGCCGTGCAAGGCTGCGAGACCATCCAGAAGCGTCTGGGCGTCCAGGTATTCGCCCAGGAGTTTGCCAGCAGCAGCATCAACTTCGAGGTGGCGTGGTGGACGGGCGCGACGCCGCTGGACCAGCGCAAGAGCCGCGACGAGGTGGTCGAGGCCATCAAGAGTGCGCTCGACAACGCGGGCATTGAGATCCCCTTCCCGTATCGGACGCTCACGTTCAAGCACGCGTTGGGTATCGAGCAGCGTGAGGCGGAAGCGAGTGAGGGCGATTAA